A stretch of Aerococcus urinaehominis DNA encodes these proteins:
- the trmD gene encoding tRNA (guanosine(37)-N1)-methyltransferase TrmD, protein MRIDFLTLFPDMFTGPMTSSILGKAQAKGLVSINTYDFRQHATNKHGHVDDYPYGGGAGMLLQVEPIHKSLAHLRAQMPDSQARVILMDPAGPTFNQAKAEELAREDHLIFICGHYEGYDDRIRNLITDEISIGDYVLTGGELGAMVVADAVVRLKENALGNAESAVGDSFSTGLLEHPQYTRPRDYNGWTVPDILLSGDHAKVAQWQAKESLRRTYQRRPDLLENYALSDQEQAWLAEFQAADQTE, encoded by the coding sequence TTTTTAACCCTCTTTCCCGATATGTTTACGGGTCCGATGACCAGTTCAATTTTAGGCAAGGCCCAAGCTAAGGGGTTGGTCTCTATTAATACCTATGATTTTCGCCAACATGCGACTAATAAGCACGGCCATGTTGATGATTATCCTTATGGTGGTGGGGCTGGTATGTTGCTCCAGGTAGAACCAATTCATAAGAGTCTAGCCCACTTGCGTGCGCAAATGCCTGATAGCCAGGCACGGGTCATTTTGATGGATCCAGCTGGGCCGACTTTCAACCAAGCTAAGGCAGAAGAATTAGCCCGGGAGGACCATTTAATCTTTATCTGTGGCCATTATGAAGGTTATGATGACCGTATCCGCAATTTGATTACGGATGAAATTTCAATTGGCGACTACGTTTTGACCGGCGGCGAGTTAGGGGCGATGGTGGTGGCTGATGCTGTGGTTAGACTGAAGGAAAACGCTTTGGGTAATGCTGAATCAGCAGTAGGTGATTCTTTCTCAACGGGATTATTAGAACACCCGCAGTATACGCGGCCTCGGGACTATAATGGTTGGACTGTGCCTGATATTTTATTAAGTGGTGACCACGCCAAGGTGGCCCAATGGCAGGCCAAGGAATCCTTGCGTCGTACCTACCAGCGGCGACCGGACCTCTTAGAAAATTATGCGCTTAGTGACCAGGAGCAAGCATGGTTGGCTGAATTTCAGGCTGCTGATCAAACTGAATAA
- the rplS gene encoding 50S ribosomal protein L19 → MSKLIEAITQEQLRTDIPDFRPGDTVRVHAKVVEGTRERIQLFEGVVIKRQGHGISETYTVRKMSSGIGVERTFPVHTPRVEKIEVMRQGKVRRAKLYYLRDRRGKAARIAERRRK, encoded by the coding sequence ATGAGTAAATTAATCGAAGCAATCACTCAAGAGCAACTACGTACAGATATCCCTGACTTCCGTCCTGGTGACACTGTTCGTGTGCATGCAAAAGTTGTAGAGGGTACCCGTGAGCGTATCCAGTTATTTGAAGGTGTTGTTATCAAACGCCAAGGCCATGGCATCAGCGAAACTTATACAGTGCGTAAAATGTCAAGTGGTATCGGTGTTGAGCGTACTTTCCCAGTACATACACCACGTGTTGAAAAAATCGAAGTAATGCGTCAAGGTAAAGTGCGTCGTGCGAAACTTTACTACTTACGCGATCGTCGTGGTAAGGCTGCTCGTATCGCTGAGCGTCGCCGCAAATAG
- a CDS encoding sulfite exporter TauE/SafE family protein: protein MAVKEIKEGDGMLKGLLYFVVIILANSVGAISGMGGGVIIKPVLDLIGLDPVEQVSFYSTVAVFAMSLVSTYRQSKQGVDINWGNAGWLSAGSVAGGILGNSVFEMILNRYNGDTVQLTQIVLTVITLIFAYVYNRFDLPSFQLAGKEWFAGAGLFLGFLASLLGIGGGPINVSLLMLLFAMPIKPATVYSICTIFFSQLSKIITIALTTGFDRYDMGLMPYIIVAGVCGGFLGAKLSRVMADDKINLVFRAIIILVCAINVYNGFMLFS from the coding sequence ATGGCTGTAAAGGAAATAAAGGAAGGTGACGGGATGTTAAAAGGTCTTCTCTATTTTGTTGTTATTATTCTCGCTAATTCAGTGGGGGCTATCTCCGGTATGGGTGGGGGCGTGATTATCAAACCGGTCTTGGATTTAATCGGACTGGATCCAGTTGAGCAGGTGTCATTTTATTCGACTGTGGCAGTCTTTGCTATGTCTCTAGTTTCTACCTACCGACAGTCTAAGCAAGGCGTCGATATTAACTGGGGAAACGCTGGTTGGCTATCAGCGGGGTCTGTTGCCGGAGGGATTTTAGGTAACTCTGTCTTTGAGATGATCCTCAACCGCTATAACGGCGATACTGTACAATTAACGCAAATCGTTTTAACTGTTATTACCTTAATTTTTGCTTATGTCTATAACCGTTTTGACCTGCCTAGCTTTCAATTAGCCGGTAAGGAATGGTTTGCCGGGGCCGGCCTTTTCTTAGGTTTCTTGGCTAGTTTACTAGGCATCGGCGGTGGGCCGATTAATGTGTCGCTATTGATGTTGCTCTTTGCGATGCCGATTAAACCAGCTACTGTTTATTCCATTTGTACGATTTTCTTTTCACAATTATCAAAGATCATCACCATTGCTTTAACAACTGGCTTTGATCGCTATGATATGGGCCTAATGCCTTATATCATTGTCGCTGGTGTTTGCGGTGGCTTCCTAGGCGCCAAGTTGAGTAGAGTTATGGCCGATGATAAAATTAACCTGGTTTTCCGGGCTATCATTATTTTAGTTTGTGCGATTAATGTTTATAATGGTTTCATGCTCTTTAGTTAA
- the nth gene encoding endonuclease III, whose translation MLSDDCARYVLREIMSLYPNAQTILKYHNTYELLVAVMLSAQTTDIAVNKVTPALFQRFPTPYAAAQASAEEIEPYLKSIGLYRNKAKYMYEISCQLVDRFAGQVPNQRKDLESLSGVGRKTASVVLSVAFKEPAFPVDTHISRVCKHHKIVPAKATVRQVEDRVVSLLDPEELHQAHHALIFFGREVCHPRNPECHKYPELYQCQEEIPDK comes from the coding sequence ATGTTAAGCGATGACTGCGCCCGCTATGTCTTGCGGGAAATCATGTCCCTATATCCCAATGCCCAGACAATCTTAAAATACCATAATACCTATGAACTCCTTGTCGCCGTGATGCTCAGTGCTCAAACCACTGACATTGCTGTAAACAAGGTCACACCCGCTCTATTCCAGCGTTTTCCTACGCCTTACGCGGCCGCCCAAGCCTCAGCTGAAGAAATCGAGCCCTATCTCAAGAGCATTGGCCTCTATCGCAACAAGGCCAAGTACATGTATGAAATAAGCTGCCAGTTGGTCGACCGCTTCGCTGGTCAAGTCCCAAACCAGCGTAAGGACCTAGAATCTTTATCCGGTGTGGGACGTAAAACTGCTAGTGTCGTGCTTAGTGTGGCCTTTAAAGAGCCAGCCTTTCCAGTTGATACCCATATTAGCCGGGTCTGCAAGCACCACAAGATCGTTCCAGCCAAGGCCACTGTCCGCCAGGTTGAAGACCGGGTAGTCAGTCTATTGGACCCCGAAGAACTTCATCAGGCCCACCACGCCCTAATTTTCTTTGGCCGCGAAGTTTGCCACCCTCGCAATCCAGAATGCCATAAATATCCTGAACTCTATCAATGCCAAGAAGAAATCCCTGATAAGTAA